A genome region from Proteus vulgaris includes the following:
- a CDS encoding helix-turn-helix domain-containing protein: protein MKLSLLTDLDVSRAFASHLRKLREKEKWSREQLAERSTVPASTIKKFELQGKISLRQLLLLWQCLDDLNNLYAVVDPKKMNKPRMPRTIEEVLQDEF, encoded by the coding sequence ACTGATCTCGATGTGAGTCGAGCCTTTGCTTCTCATTTACGAAAGTTGCGTGAAAAAGAAAAATGGTCACGCGAACAACTTGCCGAGCGTAGTACAGTTCCTGCTTCAACTATCAAAAAGTTTGAGTTACAAGGTAAAATTTCACTACGCCAGTTACTGTTACTTTGGCAATGCCTTGATGATTTAAATAATCTTTATGCGGTTGTTGATCCTAAGAAAATGAATAAACCACGTATGCCAAGGACTATTGAAGAGGTATTACAAGATGAGTTTTAA